One window from the genome of Paracoccus marcusii encodes:
- a CDS encoding PLP-dependent aminotransferase family protein has protein sequence MARMFPRAARLSIRARRAILHPMSHWPLRRTDITRPAYRSLAQGIAAAIDAGSLPPGTRLPPHRDLAWQLGVSVQTVSRAYEELIRADLISGEVGRGSFVRSGPRETIEVPWFRAPTDRPPIDLSMMTPVALPQIRTAWSETLLRLSDRLPDPAMLSFRPRQTMSLYGGMAAAWLARCGMVVPAQRILITNGTTPAMFVALQCVALPGDIIATESATCHTLRPAAQHLHLRLQGIPDDEHGMDPDALIRAARAAGGRMKAVFLLPSGGGPRARVMDRDRRETLARAATQAGLMILESDPTGPMPPRRPPALSGFAPERSFYFTGLSKCLSPGLRLGFLAMPEKMAEAALNRHLSMAWMATPLMAEIAHDWITGGTADALLAAQRSELAARNRLAVRVLGQRAQGFLHGLHRWMPLDPGTDEGAALATALSHQVALAPGAGFAILPQGPALRVSLGGATTRDLEQALRIVSAVLPG, from the coding sequence ATGGCGCGCATGTTCCCCCGCGCGGCCCGCTTGTCAATCCGCGCGCGGCGGGCGATCCTGCACCCCATGTCCCACTGGCCCCTGAGACGCACCGACATCACCCGCCCCGCCTATCGCAGCCTGGCCCAGGGCATCGCCGCGGCGATCGACGCGGGCAGCCTGCCGCCCGGCACGCGCCTGCCGCCGCATCGCGACCTGGCCTGGCAGCTGGGCGTCAGCGTCCAGACCGTCAGCCGCGCGTACGAGGAGCTGATCCGCGCCGACCTGATCTCGGGAGAGGTCGGGCGCGGGAGCTTCGTGCGGTCCGGCCCGCGCGAGACGATCGAGGTGCCGTGGTTCCGCGCGCCCACTGACCGCCCCCCGATCGACCTGTCGATGATGACCCCCGTGGCGCTGCCCCAGATCCGCACGGCCTGGAGCGAGACGCTGCTGCGCCTGTCGGACCGTCTGCCCGATCCGGCGATGCTGTCCTTCCGCCCGCGCCAGACGATGTCGCTGTATGGCGGCATGGCCGCGGCGTGGCTGGCGCGCTGCGGGATGGTGGTCCCGGCGCAGCGGATCCTGATCACCAACGGGACCACGCCTGCGATGTTCGTCGCGCTGCAATGCGTGGCGTTGCCGGGTGACATCATCGCGACCGAATCCGCCACCTGCCACACGCTGCGGCCCGCGGCCCAGCATCTGCACTTGCGCCTGCAGGGCATCCCCGATGACGAACACGGCATGGACCCCGACGCGCTGATCCGGGCCGCGCGGGCGGCGGGCGGGCGGATGAAGGCGGTGTTCCTGCTGCCCTCGGGCGGGGGGCCGCGGGCGCGGGTGATGGACCGAGACCGGCGCGAGACCCTGGCCCGCGCCGCGACCCAAGCCGGGCTGATGATCCTGGAAAGCGACCCCACGGGGCCGATGCCGCCGCGCCGCCCGCCCGCCCTGTCGGGATTCGCGCCGGAGCGCAGCTTCTATTTCACGGGCCTGTCGAAATGCCTGTCGCCGGGGCTGCGCCTGGGTTTTCTGGCGATGCCCGAAAAAATGGCAGAGGCCGCGCTGAACCGGCACCTGTCGATGGCCTGGATGGCCACGCCCCTGATGGCCGAGATCGCGCATGACTGGATCACCGGCGGCACGGCCGACGCGCTGCTGGCGGCGCAGCGCAGCGAACTGGCCGCAAGGAACCGGCTGGCGGTGCGCGTCCTGGGCCAGCGTGCGCAGGGGTTCCTGCACGGTTTGCACCGCTGGATGCCGCTGGACCCCGGCACCGACGAAGGCGCGGCCCTGGCCACCGCGCTGTCCCACCAGGTCGCGCTGGCGCCCGGCGCGGGCTTTGCGATCCTGCCCCAGGGGCCGGCGCTGCGCGTGTCGCTGGGCGGGGCCACGACGCGCGATCTTGAACAGGCGCTGCGCATCGTCTCGGCAGTTCTTCCGGGCTGA
- the doeB gene encoding N(2)-acetyl-L-2,4-diaminobutanoate deacetylase DoeB, protein MTAITPTIPLDAPGKHHGFLRLPYSRNDSAWGSVMIPLTVIRGGDGPTALLTGGNHGDEYEGPLALQQLAWELEPAQVMGRVIILPAMNAPAVAAGTRVSPIDGVNMNRAFPGRPDGSVTQKIADYLATVLVPAADLVLDYHSGGKTLDFLPYAAAHYLDDADQQAACVAAMRAFGAPWSMMMREIDAVGMFDTTVEQQGKVFVTTELGGGGTATAATVSIALRGARNVLRHAGILSGPVEGVDDSRMLDMPDDACFHFAPQGGLLHPLVDLGQDVAEGQPLACIWPVDRTGIAPVTVCANRPGLLAARHFPGLVQTGDCLAVVAVPAP, encoded by the coding sequence ATGACCGCGATCACGCCCACCATCCCGCTGGACGCGCCGGGCAAGCATCACGGCTTTCTGCGCCTGCCCTACAGCCGCAACGACAGCGCCTGGGGCAGCGTGATGATCCCGCTGACGGTGATCCGCGGCGGCGACGGGCCCACCGCACTGCTGACCGGGGGCAATCACGGCGACGAATACGAAGGCCCCCTGGCGCTGCAGCAGCTGGCATGGGAGCTGGAGCCCGCGCAGGTGATGGGCCGCGTGATCATCCTGCCCGCGATGAACGCGCCCGCGGTCGCGGCAGGCACGCGGGTCAGCCCCATCGACGGGGTGAACATGAACCGCGCCTTTCCGGGGCGCCCCGACGGTTCGGTCACGCAGAAGATCGCGGATTACCTGGCGACGGTCCTGGTGCCCGCCGCCGACCTGGTGCTGGATTACCATTCGGGGGGCAAGACGCTGGACTTCCTGCCCTATGCCGCGGCGCATTACCTGGACGACGCGGATCAGCAGGCGGCCTGCGTGGCCGCGATGCGGGCCTTTGGCGCACCCTGGTCGATGATGATGCGGGAAATCGACGCGGTGGGCATGTTTGACACGACCGTGGAACAGCAGGGCAAGGTCTTCGTCACCACGGAACTGGGCGGCGGCGGCACGGCCACTGCGGCGACCGTGTCCATCGCGCTGCGCGGGGCGCGCAACGTGCTGCGCCATGCGGGCATCCTGTCCGGCCCGGTCGAGGGGGTGGACGACAGTCGCATGCTGGACATGCCCGACGATGCCTGCTTCCACTTCGCGCCCCAGGGCGGGCTGCTGCACCCCCTGGTCGATCTGGGTCAGGACGTGGCCGAGGGGCAGCCGCTGGCCTGCATCTGGCCCGTGGACCGCACCGGCATCGCGCCCGTGACGGTCTGCGCGAACCGCCCCGGCCTGCTGGCTGCGCGGCACTTTCCGGGGCTGGTGCAGACCGGCGACTGCCTGGCGGTGGTGGCCGTCCCCGCACCCTAG
- a CDS encoding TRAP transporter small permease: MTPETKGDRPPGPADDPDILAAAEATQAQDDIDDALYESGLPGVLGVADRAIARLEAVALAIGVLAMAFNTVANVVGRFVFGRSLYFAEEVNQALIVLVTFAGMSYAARHGRHIRMSAITDALPPRARKAMLVAISALTAVLLLVLAWFALSYVMSQAGRGRVLPALRIPQWWIIVWVPAGFFLTGLQYALTALKNLRDPDIWLSTAVRDGYDLPQKDADA, from the coding sequence ATGACGCCAGAGACCAAAGGTGACCGGCCCCCAGGCCCGGCGGACGACCCGGACATCCTTGCCGCGGCCGAGGCGACGCAGGCGCAGGACGACATCGACGATGCGCTGTACGAATCCGGTCTGCCCGGCGTCCTGGGCGTGGCCGACCGCGCCATCGCCCGGCTGGAGGCCGTGGCCCTGGCGATCGGCGTGCTGGCGATGGCGTTCAACACCGTCGCCAATGTCGTCGGCCGCTTCGTCTTTGGCCGCTCGCTCTATTTCGCCGAGGAGGTCAACCAGGCGCTGATCGTCCTGGTGACCTTCGCGGGCATGTCCTATGCCGCGCGGCACGGGCGCCACATCCGCATGTCGGCCATCACCGACGCGCTGCCGCCCAGGGCGCGCAAGGCGATGCTGGTGGCGATATCGGCGCTGACGGCGGTGCTGCTGCTGGTGCTGGCGTGGTTCGCGCTGTCCTATGTCATGAGCCAGGCGGGCCGGGGCAGGGTTCTGCCCGCGCTGCGCATCCCGCAATGGTGGATCATCGTCTGGGTTCCCGCCGGCTTCTTCCTGACCGGCCTGCAATACGCGCTGACCGCGCTGAAGAACCTCAGGGACCCCGACATCTGGCTGTCGACCGCCGTGCGGGACGGGTACGACCTGCCGCAGAAGGACGCCGACGCATGA
- a CDS encoding TRAP transporter large permease → MTTAILGTMIVLLLLGFPMMVPLIVASVVGFVAIFGGIGHLETLVQQVIAGIQPASLIAVPMFIFAAEIMTRGQSAGRLIDVVMAFLGHVKGGLAISTAGACTMFGAVSGSTQATVVAVGGPMRPRLLKAGYSDSFTLALIVNASDIAFLIPPSIGMIIYGVVSGTSIAELFLAGIGPGLLILVMFSIYSYVYAVRHDVPTEPRMPWPDRLRAVRRAIWPMGFPVLIIGGIYGGVFSPTEAAAACVLYALVLEMLVFRQVSPRQLFATAKSTGLITAVVFILVGAGAAFSYVISFAQIPQEILAGIGIDGMGPYGVLFTISIAFFIGCMFVDPIVVILVLVPIFAPVVQATGLDPVLVGTIITLQVAIGSATPPFGCDIFTAIAVFRRPYWEVIRGTPPFVIMLLTVSVLLIFFPQIALFLRDLSIDG, encoded by the coding sequence ATGACCACCGCCATCCTTGGCACGATGATCGTGCTGCTGCTGCTGGGCTTTCCGATGATGGTCCCGCTGATTGTCGCGTCGGTCGTGGGCTTCGTCGCGATATTCGGCGGCATCGGCCACCTGGAGACGCTGGTCCAGCAGGTCATCGCGGGCATCCAGCCCGCCAGCCTGATCGCGGTGCCGATGTTCATCTTCGCGGCCGAAATCATGACCCGCGGCCAGTCCGCGGGCCGCCTGATCGACGTGGTCATGGCCTTTCTGGGCCACGTCAAGGGCGGGCTGGCCATCTCGACCGCGGGGGCCTGCACCATGTTCGGCGCGGTGTCTGGGTCGACGCAGGCCACGGTCGTTGCGGTGGGCGGCCCGATGCGGCCGCGTCTGCTGAAGGCGGGCTACAGCGATTCCTTTACGCTGGCGCTGATCGTGAACGCATCCGACATCGCCTTCCTGATCCCGCCGTCGATCGGCATGATCATCTATGGCGTGGTGTCGGGCACGTCGATTGCGGAACTGTTCCTGGCGGGGATCGGGCCGGGGTTGCTGATCCTGGTGATGTTCTCGATCTACTCCTATGTCTATGCGGTGCGCCACGACGTGCCGACGGAACCGCGCATGCCCTGGCCCGACCGGCTGCGCGCCGTGCGCCGGGCCATCTGGCCGATGGGCTTTCCGGTGCTGATCATCGGCGGCATCTATGGCGGGGTCTTCTCTCCGACCGAGGCCGCGGCCGCCTGCGTCCTTTATGCCCTGGTGCTGGAGATGCTGGTCTTTCGACAGGTGTCGCCCCGCCAGCTGTTCGCGACCGCCAAATCGACCGGGCTGATCACCGCGGTGGTGTTCATCCTGGTCGGCGCCGGCGCGGCCTTCAGCTATGTCATCAGCTTCGCCCAGATCCCGCAGGAGATCCTGGCCGGCATCGGCATCGACGGCATGGGCCCCTATGGCGTGCTGTTCACCATCTCCATCGCGTTCTTCATCGGCTGCATGTTCGTGGACCCGATCGTGGTGATCCTGGTGCTGGTGCCGATCTTTGCGCCGGTGGTGCAGGCGACGGGGCTGGACCCGGTGCTGGTCGGCACGATCATCACCCTGCAGGTCGCCATCGGCAGCGCCACGCCGCCCTTCGGCTGCGACATCTTCACGGCCATCGCGGTGTTCCGCCGGCCCTATTGGGAGGTCATCCGCGGCACGCCGCCCTTCGTGATCATGCTGCTGACGGTTTCGGTCCTGCTGATCTTTTTCCCGCAGATCGCGTTGTTCCTGCGCGACCTGTCCATCGACGGGTAA
- the doeA gene encoding ectoine hydrolase DoeA (DoeA (degradation of ectoine A) is also called EutD (ectoine utilization D).) yields the protein MPELQRTPERFATEEYEARLAGTRARMARQGLDALIVSDPSNMAWLTGYDGWSFYVHQCVIVGPSGPPVWFGRGQDAQGALRTVWMPEDAIIGYPDHYVQSTERHPMEYLAARLTDLGWNRGTIGVEMDNYWYSAKAHACLATGLPDARLTDAASLVNWQRAVKTEKELEYMRKSARIVERMHRRIADKVEVGMRKCDLVAEIYDAGLRYDEWSGHGGDYPAIVPLLPSGPDAGAPHLTWDDQPMKPEEGTFFEIAGCYQRYHVPLSRTIFLGTPPDAMLEAEKAVLEGMDEGLEAARAGNTCEDVANAFFRVLDRHGIVKDNRTGYPIGLSYPPDWGERTMSLRRGDKTVLKPGMTFHFMTGLWMDDWGYETTESIIITDGAPDLFCTLPRRMLVKG from the coding sequence ATGCCTGAACTGCAACGCACGCCCGAACGTTTCGCGACCGAGGAATACGAGGCCCGGCTGGCCGGCACCCGCGCCCGCATGGCGCGCCAGGGCCTGGACGCGCTGATCGTCAGCGACCCGTCCAACATGGCCTGGCTGACCGGCTATGACGGCTGGTCGTTCTATGTGCATCAATGCGTGATCGTCGGGCCGTCGGGCCCGCCCGTCTGGTTCGGGCGCGGGCAGGACGCGCAGGGCGCGCTGCGTACCGTCTGGATGCCCGAGGACGCGATCATCGGCTATCCCGACCATTACGTCCAATCGACCGAGCGTCACCCGATGGAATACCTGGCCGCCCGTCTGACCGATCTGGGCTGGAACCGGGGCACCATCGGGGTCGAGATGGACAACTACTGGTATTCGGCCAAGGCCCATGCCTGCCTGGCAACGGGCCTGCCCGATGCGCGGTTGACGGATGCCGCGTCGCTGGTCAACTGGCAGCGCGCCGTCAAGACGGAGAAGGAACTGGAATACATGCGCAAGTCCGCGCGCATCGTCGAGCGCATGCACCGCCGCATCGCCGACAAGGTCGAGGTCGGCATGCGCAAATGCGACCTGGTGGCCGAGATCTATGATGCGGGCCTGCGCTATGACGAATGGTCGGGGCATGGCGGCGATTATCCGGCCATCGTGCCGCTGCTGCCGTCGGGGCCGGATGCGGGCGCGCCGCACCTGACCTGGGACGACCAGCCGATGAAGCCCGAGGAGGGCACCTTCTTCGAAATCGCCGGCTGCTATCAGCGATACCACGTGCCGCTGTCGCGCACGATCTTTCTGGGCACGCCCCCCGACGCCATGCTGGAGGCCGAGAAGGCCGTCCTGGAGGGCATGGACGAGGGGCTGGAGGCCGCCCGCGCCGGCAACACCTGCGAGGATGTCGCCAACGCCTTCTTCCGGGTGCTGGACCGCCACGGCATCGTCAAGGACAACCGCACCGGATACCCGATCGGCCTGTCCTATCCGCCCGACTGGGGCGAACGCACCATGTCGCTGCGCCGGGGCGACAAGACCGTGCTGAAGCCGGGCATGACGTTTCATTTCATGACCGGGCTGTGGATGGACGACTGGGGGTACGAGACGACGGAATCGATCATCATCACCGATGGCGCGCCCGACCTGTTCTGCACCCTGCCGCGCCGGATGCTGGTGAAGGGATGA
- the dctP gene encoding TRAP transporter substrate-binding protein DctP — protein MTITTRPAFRLATASLTALILGSGAAMADTWRYAFEEALDEVQGVYAQKFKEEVEANSDHEVQLFPFGTLGESDNIMEQTQSGILQFVNQSPGFTGSLIPEAQVFFVPYLLPEDDDQLFAFFRNSEAINTIFPELYAQQGLELLSMYPEGEVMVTSNRPIAAPADFDDVKVRVMTNPLLVSSYQAFGATPTPLPWGEVYGGLQTGIVDAQENPAFFIESTRMYEVQDHITRLGHNNFTTALMANQEFFEGLSPEDQQVVRDAAKTAFDHIIEYQQGLTEASLEKITADRPEVTVTTLTEEQRAPFRDTAAQVEETFLEIGGPRAQEVLDQMKADLSAAAQG, from the coding sequence ATGACCATCACCACCCGCCCCGCATTCCGCCTTGCCACCGCCAGCCTGACCGCCCTGATCCTGGGATCGGGGGCCGCCATGGCCGACACCTGGCGCTATGCCTTCGAGGAGGCGCTGGACGAGGTCCAGGGCGTCTATGCCCAGAAGTTCAAGGAGGAGGTCGAGGCCAATTCCGACCATGAGGTCCAGCTGTTCCCCTTTGGCACGCTGGGCGAATCCGACAACATCATGGAACAGACCCAGTCGGGCATTCTGCAGTTCGTGAACCAGTCGCCCGGCTTCACCGGATCGCTGATCCCCGAGGCGCAGGTGTTCTTCGTGCCCTATCTGCTGCCCGAGGATGACGACCAGCTGTTCGCCTTCTTCCGCAATTCCGAGGCGATCAACACGATCTTCCCCGAGCTGTACGCCCAGCAGGGACTGGAGCTGCTGAGCATGTACCCCGAGGGCGAGGTGATGGTCACCTCGAACCGGCCCATCGCGGCGCCGGCCGATTTCGACGACGTCAAGGTGCGGGTGATGACCAACCCGCTGCTGGTCAGCAGCTATCAGGCCTTCGGCGCCACGCCGACGCCGCTGCCCTGGGGCGAGGTCTATGGCGGCCTGCAGACCGGCATCGTCGATGCGCAGGAGAACCCGGCCTTCTTCATCGAATCCACCCGCATGTACGAGGTCCAGGACCACATCACCCGGCTGGGCCACAACAACTTCACCACCGCGCTGATGGCCAACCAGGAGTTCTTCGAGGGCCTGTCCCCCGAGGACCAGCAGGTGGTCCGCGACGCGGCCAAGACGGCGTTCGACCACATCATCGAATATCAGCAGGGCCTGACCGAGGCGTCGCTGGAGAAGATCACCGCCGACCGCCCCGAGGTCACCGTGACCACCCTGACCGAGGAGCAGCGCGCGCCCTTCCGCGACACCGCCGCCCAGGTCGAAGAGACCTTCCTGGAGATCGGCGGTCCCCGCGCACAGGAGGTCCTGGACCAGATGAAGGCGGACCTGTCCGCCGCGGCCCAGGGCTGA
- a CDS encoding LysR family transcriptional regulator: MIDKLEMFLAVAKEGHFGRAAATIGVTQPTLSAGIKQLEESLGVLLIFRGSRYGGLTPEGQQALVWARRIVGDTRQLRDEMRAVRHGLSGRLRIAVIPTALTWAARISARFGAAHPNVGFTILSRTSAEILQMIDDLEVDAGISYLDNEPLGRVSSVPLYDERYLLVAHQDHPLAAQAQVAWSDLDGQRLCLLSQDMQNRRIINRTLTAAGVVPQATVESNSTVVLVSHVMAGGWLTILPEDIAGFLAQGKPLRLIALEGSAPGHAVGLIAPWREPHTPVLEALLSEARRMV, from the coding sequence ATGATCGACAAGCTGGAGATGTTCCTGGCCGTGGCCAAGGAGGGCCATTTTGGCCGCGCCGCCGCGACCATCGGCGTGACCCAGCCCACCCTGTCCGCCGGGATCAAGCAGCTGGAGGAGAGCCTGGGCGTCCTGCTGATCTTTCGCGGATCGCGCTATGGCGGGCTGACACCCGAGGGGCAGCAGGCCCTGGTCTGGGCACGGCGCATCGTGGGCGATACCCGCCAGCTGCGCGACGAGATGCGGGCCGTCCGCCACGGCCTGTCGGGTCGGCTGCGCATCGCGGTCATCCCCACCGCGCTGACCTGGGCCGCACGTATCAGCGCCCGGTTCGGGGCGGCGCATCCGAACGTGGGCTTCACCATCCTGTCGCGCACCTCGGCCGAGATCCTGCAGATGATCGACGACCTGGAGGTGGATGCCGGCATCTCGTATCTGGACAACGAACCGCTGGGCCGGGTCAGCAGCGTGCCGCTGTACGACGAACGCTATCTGCTGGTCGCGCATCAGGATCACCCGCTGGCGGCGCAGGCGCAGGTCGCGTGGTCTGATCTGGACGGGCAGCGGCTGTGTCTTCTGTCCCAGGACATGCAGAACCGCCGTATCATCAACCGCACCCTGACTGCCGCAGGCGTGGTGCCGCAGGCCACGGTGGAATCGAATTCGACCGTGGTTCTGGTGTCGCATGTGATGGCGGGTGGCTGGCTGACCATCCTGCCCGAGGATATCGCCGGTTTCCTGGCGCAGGGCAAACCCTTGCGCCTGATCGCGCTGGAAGGGTCGGCACCGGGCCACGCCGTGGGCCTGATCGCCCCCTGGCGGGAGCCGCACACCCCGGTTCTGGAGGCGCTGCTGAGCGAGGCCCGGCGCATGGTTTGA
- a CDS encoding alpha/beta hydrolase, whose product MTDILLIHGAWHGGWCWDRTAALLRAQGWRVACPDVAGDTLAACAAALPWAPVVVGHSLGGMLAEAMDPAPRVLIHLCSYLPLPGDSVASLDRLIPAPPRNWPRDDLVRLVLSPHAARAMLYDDCADADLSRLRPQPVGPLRDTLPSPRKQTTRHYVLCDRDRAILPAAQCAMLDRAPVDHLHHRPWGHSPFQSHPQGLADLIDAIAR is encoded by the coding sequence ATGACCGATATCCTGCTGATCCACGGGGCATGGCACGGCGGCTGGTGCTGGGACCGGACCGCGGCCCTGCTGCGGGCGCAAGGCTGGCGCGTGGCCTGTCCCGATGTCGCGGGCGACACCTTGGCCGCCTGCGCCGCGGCCCTGCCCTGGGCGCCCGTGGTCGTGGGTCATTCCCTGGGCGGCATGCTGGCCGAGGCGATGGACCCGGCCCCGCGGGTGCTGATCCACCTGTGTTCCTATCTACCGCTGCCGGGCGACAGCGTGGCGTCGCTGGACCGGCTGATCCCCGCGCCGCCCAGGAACTGGCCGCGCGACGACCTGGTGCGGCTGGTTCTGTCGCCACACGCCGCGCGGGCGATGCTGTATGACGATTGCGCCGACGCCGATCTGTCCCGCCTGCGGCCCCAGCCGGTCGGCCCGCTGCGCGACACGCTGCCGAGTCCGCGCAAGCAGACCACCCGCCACTATGTCCTGTGCGACCGGGACCGCGCCATCCTGCCTGCCGCGCAGTGCGCGATGCTGGACCGCGCGCCGGTCGATCACCTGCACCACCGGCCCTGGGGGCATTCGCCCTTCCAATCCCACCCGCAAGGTCTGGCCGACCTGATCGACGCGATCGCGCGCTAG
- a CDS encoding ectoine utilization protein EutA, whose translation MQDNLNRFGLVALATDLTIEGDAASLMPPGTRLHVTRIAFDNPTSEDNLRATGPRLRDAVDLLVPGVALSGIGFGCTSAAAVLGDTMDALAGGRAPVTTPAGAALRAFAALGVARVALMTPYLAATTDLVGDHFASNGIDVVRRSSMGHADDRDMAMLNPTEITEMALASDHPDAQALFMSCTALPALDLIDTLEGLLGKPVVTSNQALFWAMLDRARIPGRGPGVLFRTRSW comes from the coding sequence ATGCAGGACAATCTGAACCGGTTCGGGCTGGTGGCCCTGGCCACCGACCTGACGATCGAGGGTGACGCGGCCAGCCTGATGCCGCCCGGAACCCGGCTGCACGTCACGCGCATCGCCTTCGACAACCCCACGTCCGAGGACAACCTGCGCGCCACCGGCCCGCGCCTGCGTGACGCGGTGGACCTGCTGGTGCCGGGCGTGGCGCTGTCGGGCATCGGCTTCGGCTGCACCTCCGCCGCGGCGGTGCTGGGCGACACGATGGATGCGCTGGCCGGGGGTCGCGCGCCGGTGACCACGCCCGCGGGCGCGGCGCTGCGGGCGTTCGCGGCGCTGGGCGTGGCGCGGGTCGCGCTGATGACGCCCTATCTGGCGGCGACGACCGACCTGGTCGGCGATCATTTCGCGTCCAATGGCATCGATGTCGTCCGCCGGTCGTCGATGGGTCATGCCGACGACCGCGACATGGCCATGCTGAACCCGACCGAGATCACCGAGATGGCGCTGGCCAGCGACCATCCCGACGCGCAGGCGCTGTTCATGTCCTGCACCGCGCTGCCCGCGCTGGACCTGATCGACACGCTGGAGGGGCTGCTGGGCAAACCGGTGGTCACCTCGAACCAGGCGCTGTTCTGGGCGATGCTGGACCGCGCGCGCATCCCGGGTCGCGGGCCGGGCGTGCTGTTCCGCACCCGCAGCTGGTAA
- a CDS encoding Lrp/AsnC family transcriptional regulator — protein MIPPRSLRLDDRDIAILAVLSREGRITKTELAARVNLSPTPCWDRMRRLEQAGLIRGYRAQIDLAVLGPHVQVFVTVELDQHRSESFQRFEAVIARMDAVTGCWAIGGGFDYLMSVIAPDVAAFQGVMDGLLDSGAGVRRYFSYIVTKPVKDQPALGAMLEHNRLEG, from the coding sequence ATGATCCCGCCCCGCAGCCTGCGCCTGGACGACCGCGACATCGCCATCCTGGCGGTGCTGTCGCGCGAGGGACGCATCACCAAGACCGAACTGGCCGCCCGCGTGAACCTGTCGCCCACCCCCTGCTGGGACCGGATGCGGCGGCTGGAACAGGCGGGCCTGATCCGGGGATACCGCGCCCAGATCGACCTTGCCGTCCTGGGGCCGCATGTGCAGGTCTTCGTCACGGTCGAGCTGGACCAGCACCGCAGCGAAAGCTTTCAGCGGTTCGAGGCGGTGATCGCGCGCATGGACGCCGTCACCGGCTGCTGGGCGATCGGCGGGGGGTTCGATTACCTGATGTCGGTGATCGCCCCCGACGTGGCGGCGTTCCAGGGGGTCATGGACGGGCTGCTGGACAGCGGCGCGGGTGTCAGGCGCTATTTCAGCTATATCGTGACCAAGCCGGTCAAGGATCAGCCCGCCCTGGGCGCCATGCTGGAACATAATCGGCTTGAGGGCTGA
- a CDS encoding formate dehydrogenase subunit gamma codes for MLNDAPAPTADEIRDVVTPLTALEGPLLPMLHAIQAEWGHVPQAAVPVLADVLNLGRAEVHGVISFYHDFRDHPAGRHILKICRAEACQSMGGAAMAAGVLDRLGVDWHGTTADGAVTVEPVYCLGLCACGPAAMLDGQLMGRVDGDRLVTALEAAR; via the coding sequence ATGCTGAACGACGCGCCAGCCCCGACCGCGGATGAGATCCGCGATGTCGTCACCCCCCTGACCGCGCTGGAGGGGCCGCTGTTGCCGATGCTGCATGCGATCCAGGCGGAATGGGGGCACGTGCCGCAGGCCGCCGTGCCGGTGCTGGCCGACGTGCTGAACCTGGGCCGGGCCGAGGTGCATGGCGTCATCAGCTTCTATCACGATTTCCGCGACCATCCCGCCGGGCGTCACATCCTGAAGATCTGCCGCGCCGAGGCCTGCCAGTCGATGGGCGGCGCCGCGATGGCCGCGGGCGTTCTGGACCGGCTGGGCGTGGACTGGCACGGGACCACCGCCGACGGGGCCGTGACGGTCGAGCCGGTCTATTGCCTGGGCCTGTGCGCCTGCGGTCCGGCCGCGATGCTGGACGGGCAGCTGATGGGGCGGGTCGACGGCGACCGGCTGGTCACCGCGCTGGAGGCGGCACGATGA